The Pungitius pungitius chromosome 10, fPunPun2.1, whole genome shotgun sequence genome has a window encoding:
- the LOC119228449 gene encoding LIM domain only protein 7-like, which yields MGAKPKVSYDKFLPKFWTPEEDVHIQKIKLGSQTRPWYKKMQGFSYKKSGSSSDDSDCDISPWLSSARPPSGPPHSHPHTHEASARATLVVGKSPHTQAHTLPQLPKTQHPLLQPPPLVFAPVDPASGPRLVKCERWALLGRQDPREPPDPFDYESLSPDLENDDMFARRTLAFQSNTDMAMTKTQLSAHRRAYSSEPQLNIVTQRHAGDEDQYPDIERDDVVYRKEKARQAAQQRPLSGAPDHYAPMAVPEPWALPPDLKARLLCPPCPLTREEAAHGQDGAGKEPRPKTDDMLVRKLCSDQSQSSKRDARANRMAPSVPSPCSEGDLQRWQEIREAGRLRYKKRLMVERLAALKL from the exons ATGGGCGCCAAACCCAAGGTGTCTTATGACAAGTTCTTGCCAAAGTTCTGGACGCCCGAAGAGGACGTTCACATTCAGAAGATCAAACTGGGCTCTCAGACGAGACCCTGGTACAAGAAGATGCAAGGCTTCAG CTATAAGAAGTCGGGCTCTTCGTCGGACGATTCCGACTGCGACATCAGCCCTTGGCTCTCCTCTGCCCGCCCTCCCTCTGGCCCCCCCCACTCTCACCCCCACACGCACGAGGCCTCGGCTCGCGCCACCCTAGTTGTGGGGAAAAG TCCTCACACGCAAGCACACACTCTCCCACAGCTCCCCAAGACACAACACCCCTTGttacagcccccccctctggtGTTTGCCCCAGTGGACCCCGCTTCGGGTCCCAGGCTGGTCAAATGTGAGCGTTGGGCCCTCTTGGGGCGCCAAGACCCCCGGGAGCCCCCGGACCCCTTTGATTATGAGAGCCTTTCCCCTGACCTGGAGAACGACGACATGTTCGCCAGGCGCACCCTGGCCTTCCAGTCCAACACGGACATGGCCATGACCAAGACCCAGCTCTCAGCGCACCGCCGGGCCTACTCGTCCGAGCCGCAGCTCAACATCGTCACGCAGCGCCACGCCGGCGACGAGGACCAGTACCCCGACATCGAGCGGGACGACGTGGTCTACCGCAAGGAGAAAGCCCGGCAGGCCGCGCAGCAGCGGCCGCTCTCAGGGGCCCCGGACCACTACGCCCCCATGGCCGTCCCCGAGCCGTGGGCTCTGCCTCCCGATCTCAAGGCCAGACTCCTGTGCCCCCCGTGTCCCCTGACTCGAGAGGAAGCAGCACACGGACAGGACGGGGCCGGGAAGGAGCCACGTCCCAAGACGGATGACATGCTCGTCCGGAAACTCTGTTCCGATCAGAGCCAGAGCTCAAAGAGAGACGCGCGGGCCAACCGGATGGCGCCCTCAGTGCCGTCGCCCTGCAGCGAGGGCGACCTGCAGAGATGGCAGGAGATTAGGGAAGCCGGCCGGCTGAGATACAAGAAGAGGCTCATGGTGGAGAGGCTGGCTGCTCTGAAGTTGTAA